In a single window of the Arthrobacter sp. StoSoilA2 genome:
- a CDS encoding FAD-binding protein encodes MAGTTEESIKGRTVGRPEAVQTDAGHSARQRAFLESLAGGLRAGQIAEDEATRKVYSVDQGPLLERHLPLAVVWAESVEDVQNIVRSCAAYQVPIVARGAGTGVSGGAHATQGCIVLSLERMNRILDLNPDDETAVVEPGVINAELNAAAAEHGLMYAPDPASYKMSTIGGNVATNAGGLRCAKYGVTRDSVLALDVVLADGSLLHTGHQTFKGVAGYDLTALLVGSEGTLGIVVGVTVRLKYLPREIHTIAAFYQDFRSAAAGVLAVGKARVQPAIMELLDNGTLIQLDEMNGSDLQTRGKSLLLIQTDGFGAAAEADVVRQVLAEGGAKVTTEASEEAEMLVELRRNSRGVEMDDEFRVGEDIAVPRSRLVDFVAELEAMADRFQVRLKVVAHAGDGNLHPTFWMDRVDPATDADALVRLNAALDESIRVGLEMGGTITGEHGVGQYKLRWLGLEQPEPVRELQRRIKELFDPAGILNPGKAI; translated from the coding sequence ATGGCCGGAACAACAGAGGAAAGCATCAAAGGCCGCACTGTCGGCCGCCCGGAAGCCGTGCAAACGGACGCCGGCCACAGTGCCAGGCAGCGCGCGTTCTTGGAGAGCCTTGCCGGCGGACTCCGGGCCGGCCAGATCGCCGAAGACGAAGCCACCCGAAAGGTCTATTCCGTAGATCAAGGACCCTTGCTGGAACGGCATTTGCCGCTCGCCGTCGTCTGGGCCGAATCCGTGGAAGACGTCCAAAACATCGTCCGCAGTTGCGCAGCCTACCAGGTGCCAATCGTCGCGCGTGGTGCCGGAACGGGTGTTTCGGGAGGCGCACACGCCACCCAAGGCTGCATCGTGCTCAGCCTGGAACGTATGAACCGCATCCTGGACCTCAACCCCGACGACGAGACCGCCGTCGTCGAACCTGGCGTCATCAACGCCGAACTCAATGCCGCAGCCGCCGAACACGGGCTCATGTATGCGCCGGATCCGGCCAGCTACAAGATGTCCACCATCGGCGGCAACGTAGCCACCAACGCAGGTGGACTGCGCTGTGCAAAATACGGGGTGACACGGGATTCTGTGCTGGCCCTGGACGTTGTCCTGGCCGACGGTTCACTGCTCCACACCGGGCACCAAACGTTCAAGGGCGTTGCCGGATACGACCTCACGGCACTCCTGGTCGGCTCCGAAGGGACACTCGGAATCGTCGTGGGCGTGACGGTCCGCCTGAAGTACCTGCCACGCGAAATCCACACCATCGCCGCGTTCTACCAGGACTTCCGCAGCGCCGCCGCAGGCGTCCTGGCAGTAGGCAAAGCCCGGGTCCAGCCAGCCATCATGGAGCTCCTGGACAACGGAACACTCATCCAGCTCGATGAGATGAACGGCTCAGACCTGCAAACCCGCGGAAAATCCCTGCTGCTGATCCAAACAGACGGTTTTGGGGCAGCCGCGGAAGCCGACGTCGTCCGGCAAGTACTCGCCGAAGGCGGAGCCAAAGTCACCACCGAAGCCAGCGAAGAAGCCGAAATGCTCGTCGAACTACGCCGCAACAGCCGCGGCGTAGAAATGGACGACGAATTCAGGGTAGGCGAGGACATCGCTGTTCCACGCTCCAGGCTGGTGGACTTCGTGGCTGAACTCGAAGCCATGGCCGACCGCTTCCAGGTCCGCCTCAAAGTGGTGGCCCACGCTGGAGACGGAAACCTCCACCCCACGTTCTGGATGGACCGGGTAGACCCCGCTACAGACGCCGACGCCCTGGTACGCCTCAACGCTGCCCTTGATGAATCGATCCGGGTCGGCCTCGAAATGGGTGGCACGATTACCGGTGAGCACGGTGTGGGGCAGTACAAGCTCCGATGGCTCGGACTGGAGCAACCTGAGCCGGTGCGGGAACTGCAGCGGCGGATCAAGGAGTTGTTCGATCCTGCGGGGATTCTTAATCCGGGGAAGGCTATTTAG